Proteins from a single region of Aythya fuligula isolate bAytFul2 chromosome 3, bAytFul2.pri, whole genome shotgun sequence:
- the ORC3 gene encoding origin recognition complex subunit 3 isoform X1, with protein MSAGSVSKGCFVFKPSPKKRKVSQKTADYFREGNSDAEDSELRFATCQSLWKHVKLEAEQIEEDLNKQLFDNLVSFLRRSHSEFQEKTTEWNCRMKSREIPTAALVLGVNVTDHDLTFRSLSEVLQNRVTPYVALLQAKDCPGIKNLMQKLLGQLMNCYVDVDSEEDDYVQTSQNRIRCSMTSLITWYESVTKKTDFETPSKKRTSSRHWQSPPVVVIFKDMESFTTKVLQDFIVISSQHIHELPLVLVFGIATSPMIIHGLLPHSVSSLLCIELFQSLSCKEHLSTIIDKVLLTTQFPLKLSEKVLQVLINIFLYHDFSVQNFIKGFQLCIVEHFYTQPLSVLCCHQEEVKKRINSLSHNQCENIRRLPSFRRYVENQTSEKQIALLTTDGFLKETVQQLLEDLNVYHENYFPVLRCLHVFTSSLPKYPLGKQIRELHCACLENRVWETEEYESFLQLARMLNKCDLVTMLQKCVEILVSSPGKEFDKTVEKLKEFLTQFQKLEVAEACQERDESVSSQKELQKKTDLYHLQKTLLELKESRRSKKLTKFEMLRFEVVDYIDSIVRNYLVPADHKTLHEIVYFNTASVLREHLNAAPRVALHTALNNPYSYLKSQALRSDGGSISNKAPDICIVYKLHLECGRLINLVDWLEAFSTVVTAVEGPNADAPSSDQVDDVIHARFIRAVSELELLGFIKPSKQKTDHVARLTWGGC; from the exons ATGAGCGCGGGCTCCGTCTCCAAG ggctgctttgtttttaaaccaagtCCCAAGAAGAGAAAGGTGTCTCAAAAAACAG CTGACTACTTCAGGGAAGGAAACAGTGATGCAGAGGATAGCGAGTTACGGTTTGCTACTTGTCAGTCATTATGGAAACACGTGAAATTGGAAGCAGAG CAAATAGAGGAAGATTTGAATAAGCAGTTATTTGATAACCTCGTGAGTTTTTTGAGGCGGTCTCATTCCGAGTTCCAGGAGAAGACAACAGAATGGAATTGTCGGATGAAGTCCAGAGAAATCCCTACTGCGGCTCTTGTCTTAG GTGTAAATGTTACAGATCATGACTTGACTTTCAGAAGTCTCTCGGAAGTCCTTCAGAATAGAGTTACTCCTTATGTAGCCTTGCTGCAAGCCAAAGATTGCCCAG GTATAAAAAATCTGATGCAGAAGCTCTTGGGGCAGCTGATGAACTGCTATGTAGATGTGGACTCAGAGGAAGACGACTACGTGCAGACTTCCCAGAATAGAATACGTTGTTCAATGACTTCTCTAATCACCTGGTATGAAAGTGTAACAAAG AAAACGGATTTTGAGACTCCAAGCAAAAAAAGAACTTCCTCCAGACACTGGCAGTCTCCTCCAGTTGTGGTTATCTTCAAAGATATGGAAAGTTTCACCACAAAAGTACTTCAAGATTTCATAGTTATCAGCAG TCAGCATATCCATGAATTACCTCTAGTACTGGTTTTTGGAATCGCTACATCTCCAATGATTATCCATGGCTTACTTCCTCActctgtttcctctctgctgtgcaTAGAGCTTTTCCAGTCCCTTTCCTGTAAGGAGCACCTGTCTACTATAATTGACAAG GTACTTCTAACAACCCAGTTTCCACTTAAACTGAGTGAGAAAGTTCTTCAGGTTCTCATCAACATATTCTTGTACCATGATTTTTCTGTCCAGAATTTTATCAAAGGCTTTCAG ctctgcattGTGGAGCATTTCTATACCCAGCCTCTTAGTGTACTGTGTTGCCATCAAGAAGAAGTAAAGAAGAGAATAAATTCTTTATCACATAATCAGTGTGAAAACATTCGAAGGCTGCCCTCTTTTAGAAG GTACGTAGAAAATCAAACATCAGAGAAGCAGATTGCACTGCTGACAACAGACGGTTTCTTAAAG GAAACAGTACAGCAGTTGCTGGAGGACCTGAATGTTTaccatgaaaattattttccagttctgaGATGTCTTCATGTTTTCACATCTTCGCTTCCAAAGTATCCTTTAGGCAAGCAG ATCAGGGAGCTGCACTGTGCATGTTTGGAAAACCgtgtgtgggagacagaggagTATGAGTCATTTCTTCAGCTAGCAag GATGTTGAATAAGTGTGATTTGGTAACCATGCTTCAAAAATGTGTGGAAATTCTTGTGTCATCTCCTGGAAAGGAGTTTGATAAGACAGTAGAGAAGTTGAAGGAGTTCTTGACCCAGTTTCAGAAACTAGAAG TAGCAGAAGCTTGCCAAGAACGAGATGAGTCCGTATCGTCACAAAAGGAGCTCCAGAAGAAGACAGACCTTTATCATCTTCAGAAG actctgTTGGAGTTGAAGGAATCAAGGCGGTCTAAGAAACTGACAAAGTTTGAAATGCTTCGTTTTGAAGTTGTTGACTATATAGACAGCATTGTAAG aaattacCTTGTTCCTGCAGACCACAAGACGCTGCATGAGATAGTGTATTTCAACACAGCCAGTGTTCTTCGCGAGCACTTGAACGCTGCCCCCAGGGTTGCACTTCACACGGCTCTGAATAACCCATACTCCTACCTGAAG AGTCAAGCTTTGAGAAGCGATGGAGGAAGCATTTCTAATAAAGCCCCTGACATATGCATAGTCTACAAGCTCCATTTGGAGTGCGGCAGATTAATCAATCTCGTTGATTGGTTGGAG GCTTTCTCAACTGTGGTGACAGCAGTCGAGGGACCAAATGCAGATGCACCTTCCTCAGACCAGGTGGATGATGTTATCCA CGCTCGTTTTATTCGAGCGGTTTCGGAACTGGAACTCCTGGGTTTCATCAAGCCCAGCAAGCAGAAAACCGATCACGTGGCGAGGTTGACATGGGGAGGCTGTTAA
- the ORC3 gene encoding origin recognition complex subunit 3 isoform X2: MSAGSVSKGCFVFKPSPKKRKVSQKTADYFREGNSDAEDSELRFATCQSLWKHVKLEAEQIEEDLNKQLFDNLVSFLRRSHSEFQEKTTEWNCRMKSREIPTAALVLGVNVTDHDLTFRSLSEVLQNRVTPYVALLQAKDCPGIKNLMQKLLGQLMNCYVDVDSEEDDYVQTSQNRIRCSMTSLITWYESVTKKTDFETPSKKRTSSRHWQSPPVVVIFKDMESFTTKVLQDFIVISSQHIHELPLVLVFGIATSPMIIHGLLPHSVSSLLCIELFQSLSCKEHLSTIIDKVLLTTQFPLKLSEKVLQVLINIFLYHDFSVQNFIKGFQLCIVEHFYTQPLSVLCCHQEEVKKRINSLSHNQCENIRRLPSFRRYVENQTSEKQIALLTTDGFLKETVQQLLEDLNVYHENYFPVLRCLHVFTSSLPKYPLGKQIRELHCACLENRVWETEEYESFLQLARMLNKCDLVTMLQKCVEILVSSPGKEFDKTVEKLKEFLTQFQKLEAEACQERDESVSSQKELQKKTDLYHLQKTLLELKESRRSKKLTKFEMLRFEVVDYIDSIVRNYLVPADHKTLHEIVYFNTASVLREHLNAAPRVALHTALNNPYSYLKSQALRSDGGSISNKAPDICIVYKLHLECGRLINLVDWLEAFSTVVTAVEGPNADAPSSDQVDDVIHARFIRAVSELELLGFIKPSKQKTDHVARLTWGGC; the protein is encoded by the exons ATGAGCGCGGGCTCCGTCTCCAAG ggctgctttgtttttaaaccaagtCCCAAGAAGAGAAAGGTGTCTCAAAAAACAG CTGACTACTTCAGGGAAGGAAACAGTGATGCAGAGGATAGCGAGTTACGGTTTGCTACTTGTCAGTCATTATGGAAACACGTGAAATTGGAAGCAGAG CAAATAGAGGAAGATTTGAATAAGCAGTTATTTGATAACCTCGTGAGTTTTTTGAGGCGGTCTCATTCCGAGTTCCAGGAGAAGACAACAGAATGGAATTGTCGGATGAAGTCCAGAGAAATCCCTACTGCGGCTCTTGTCTTAG GTGTAAATGTTACAGATCATGACTTGACTTTCAGAAGTCTCTCGGAAGTCCTTCAGAATAGAGTTACTCCTTATGTAGCCTTGCTGCAAGCCAAAGATTGCCCAG GTATAAAAAATCTGATGCAGAAGCTCTTGGGGCAGCTGATGAACTGCTATGTAGATGTGGACTCAGAGGAAGACGACTACGTGCAGACTTCCCAGAATAGAATACGTTGTTCAATGACTTCTCTAATCACCTGGTATGAAAGTGTAACAAAG AAAACGGATTTTGAGACTCCAAGCAAAAAAAGAACTTCCTCCAGACACTGGCAGTCTCCTCCAGTTGTGGTTATCTTCAAAGATATGGAAAGTTTCACCACAAAAGTACTTCAAGATTTCATAGTTATCAGCAG TCAGCATATCCATGAATTACCTCTAGTACTGGTTTTTGGAATCGCTACATCTCCAATGATTATCCATGGCTTACTTCCTCActctgtttcctctctgctgtgcaTAGAGCTTTTCCAGTCCCTTTCCTGTAAGGAGCACCTGTCTACTATAATTGACAAG GTACTTCTAACAACCCAGTTTCCACTTAAACTGAGTGAGAAAGTTCTTCAGGTTCTCATCAACATATTCTTGTACCATGATTTTTCTGTCCAGAATTTTATCAAAGGCTTTCAG ctctgcattGTGGAGCATTTCTATACCCAGCCTCTTAGTGTACTGTGTTGCCATCAAGAAGAAGTAAAGAAGAGAATAAATTCTTTATCACATAATCAGTGTGAAAACATTCGAAGGCTGCCCTCTTTTAGAAG GTACGTAGAAAATCAAACATCAGAGAAGCAGATTGCACTGCTGACAACAGACGGTTTCTTAAAG GAAACAGTACAGCAGTTGCTGGAGGACCTGAATGTTTaccatgaaaattattttccagttctgaGATGTCTTCATGTTTTCACATCTTCGCTTCCAAAGTATCCTTTAGGCAAGCAG ATCAGGGAGCTGCACTGTGCATGTTTGGAAAACCgtgtgtgggagacagaggagTATGAGTCATTTCTTCAGCTAGCAag GATGTTGAATAAGTGTGATTTGGTAACCATGCTTCAAAAATGTGTGGAAATTCTTGTGTCATCTCCTGGAAAGGAGTTTGATAAGACAGTAGAGAAGTTGAAGGAGTTCTTGACCCAGTTTCAGAAACTAGAAG CAGAAGCTTGCCAAGAACGAGATGAGTCCGTATCGTCACAAAAGGAGCTCCAGAAGAAGACAGACCTTTATCATCTTCAGAAG actctgTTGGAGTTGAAGGAATCAAGGCGGTCTAAGAAACTGACAAAGTTTGAAATGCTTCGTTTTGAAGTTGTTGACTATATAGACAGCATTGTAAG aaattacCTTGTTCCTGCAGACCACAAGACGCTGCATGAGATAGTGTATTTCAACACAGCCAGTGTTCTTCGCGAGCACTTGAACGCTGCCCCCAGGGTTGCACTTCACACGGCTCTGAATAACCCATACTCCTACCTGAAG AGTCAAGCTTTGAGAAGCGATGGAGGAAGCATTTCTAATAAAGCCCCTGACATATGCATAGTCTACAAGCTCCATTTGGAGTGCGGCAGATTAATCAATCTCGTTGATTGGTTGGAG GCTTTCTCAACTGTGGTGACAGCAGTCGAGGGACCAAATGCAGATGCACCTTCCTCAGACCAGGTGGATGATGTTATCCA CGCTCGTTTTATTCGAGCGGTTTCGGAACTGGAACTCCTGGGTTTCATCAAGCCCAGCAAGCAGAAAACCGATCACGTGGCGAGGTTGACATGGGGAGGCTGTTAA